The genomic window AATAATTAATGATAGAACGATTGTTTTCATTTTTCTTTATTTTATTGTTATACATTTTTTCCTGCTTCATAAGCTTTTTCGACAGCAGGATTGCCGATAATATCGCCTTTGTTCCAGGCTCCATAGCCGATAATATGTTCAGCTTCTTCAACATTGTCGAGACAATCCATAAATCCGCGGAAAGCGGCAATGGTTCCCGTTATTGTTTCTTCGCCTTTATCTGCAAGAGTAGCTATAAGATAAGCTTTGCCCTTTAACTCAGTATAACGCGGAACAGTACGGTCGATAAGGGTTTTAAGCTGTGCATCCATTGTGTAAAAGTAAACCGGTGTGCCGAATACCAATACATCCGCATTAACC from Bacteroidales bacterium includes these protein-coding regions:
- a CDS encoding flavodoxin family protein encodes the protein MDKKVLIISASPRKEGNSDYLCDEFIRGATEAGHETEKIFFHNKKINYCLGCGACYTTHKCVQKDDMAEILDKMVNADVLVFGTPVYFYTMDAQLKTLIDRTVPRYTELKGKAYLIATLADKGEETITGTIAAFRGFMDCLDNVEEAEHIIGYGAWNKGDIIGNPAVEKAYEAGKNV